DNA from Daucus carota subsp. sativus chromosome 1, DH1 v3.0, whole genome shotgun sequence:
ATGTATACCTTACCTTTCTCCTTTTCACACGAGCATGAATTCTCATATTCTCAACCTACGAAGAGGGCAAAAGGGGTTAGAGGGGACTTTAAAGTTAAATGAGCTTAAACATTTCAGATCAACTTGAGAAAACGCAGGAGAAAAGTATGAGTATATATTGGATGTGAATGCATTAATGTTAAACATTGCTCCTTAATGCTAGTGTAGATTTTGGCACTACTTATAATTCTGAattaaaaaatgtataatataataattcctGCAATAGGATCTAAACTTTCAAATACCTATTCTTTCAAATACTGTAACAATTTAAACAGATATGATAATTGTTGATGAAACAATCTTAAACCACATACTCTAGGTAACAGGAAGTCTACCGTACTCTTCCAGGACTAGTCCCAAAATAAGAATACAAACATAATAAGTATGGAatgtgaatataaaataaatagccTAGGTTTTCCCCAACTCAGGTACATGTGTAGGTCACGGGTGTGGACCCAAGTACTGGACTAGAAAATATTTCGAATTTTAATGCTTTAAATGAAGTTTCCAGTTGTTATCTATCTCGGTCACTAAAATTGTATACAAGTCATAAACTTTAACTAGTGTTCCTGAACCATCCTGATTCCCTTTGCTTTTGTTTGCATTTCCTTAGTTTGCACAATTTTCTGTGAATATCAAATGTCTTCTACAAAACATTTAGGATATTGTACTTTTTAAATTCTGTTTCAAGCACATGTCCATTATGGCATAAATTCAGCAGTTCGAGGATGAACGAGTCCTCGAATTCCGCACTTTGGTAATTTACATAAAAGTACATAATTGCCTAAGATATTAGGCATGCTTTAGCTCACAAGAGAACACAAGGCTCATAGTAATCATCTCCCTTGGTGTTTTTCAAACCAAAATCCCCTTCAAACTATCTATGTCCATATCTGTTTTACTAGCAGGACCACAGATAATGTGACATTTCCAAACCATGCAGTAATTGCATAGGCCTTATCCTCCATCTAGGTCCGAGGTTAATTCCCTCAATCCGTGGGAGACCTAATGAAGACGTGCATAAATAGAACTAACCACCAGTATAGTCAAAAGAACCAAAGGAGTTTGCTAAATTTTGGATTATATCAACATCAAACCTAACATATTACCATCCCATCACAAGCAGAAGAGTCAAACCTGTTCAATTATAACTCCTTTGGTTACATGAGGGAATGTTCCAGTCAGTTCATCCAGCTTCTCTAACTTTGCAGTGTAAAGATTAGCAACACCCACTCCAAGATAAGGCCTTGGAACTTGCCTGTGAGACATAACAAACGAGATTACATGGAAAACAAGTTTTTCGTATCACCTATAGGAAACACATTACATGGAAAATAAGTTTCTAGTATCACCTATTTTCCTTCAGATCCTCCAAACACTTCAATGCAATATTTATCGGCAGAAATGCATTGACTGGGCTTAAGGCAAAGCTTACTCCAATGACTTCTCCATAACAATTGATGACGGGTCCTCCAACAACAATCTTACAAAAACCCGTGTCAATATAGAAGTTAAATATGCAAATGGTACAATTAATTGACTTATTGGTACCATCATTGCACAAAACTACATACAATAGCATGTGGTCTGCACTACCTACTCAGCTGTCTCTGAGAATCGAATAGGTACCTACCTTAGTCACTTTGCACGTCGTCCAGAAAAGCTCTTTGCAATCATGATGAAAATCATTACAACTGAATCATTTTGAACAGGAAACAGGCATAAGAAGAAGAAAGCCCTCTAAAAATGCAGCACTATACATAAGTTTTTGTATAGAGTCTAATTTCACCAAAATAAGACGCTTGGTCAAAGATTTAATAGAATAAAAGATGAAGCAAACAATTCTATGTTTGATATAATACAATTATAACTGATGCACACCTGAAATAACCAGGAGCAGCCATAATCTCAAAGGGTGCTTCAAAGTTACGAGCTAATGCTATGACAAGTTTACCAGGAAATAGATTATACCGAGTTGAAACTGTTTCTTCATCTCCATGCAATAACGAAATTGCACCGTCTAGCATAGATGTGTTAGAATCTATTGCTATACTATCATCAACGCATCTCATTTTAGCAGTTGAGAGAAGTGCATCAGACTTGATGCTGATAATTGCGATGTTGTAATAGAAGTCGTATGTCAAAACTTTCCCCTCGTATAATTTACCGCTGGATAGATATACATTAATCTGAAATAACATAATCATTTGAAACTGGGTGGCATCAtatgtaccggaagaaaaggtAATATGGCTAGAAAAAAAGTTTGTGTCAACATTTAATGCAATACAAACTGTATGAATGTACCAAAAAACTCAGTGTTTATATCACTTAGCACCCCTTATTCTATCTGCTTAGCTGTGGTTTCTCTAGAGGCTACTGTTCACTCAATCACTTGGTGCACAAGGGTATGTGCAGAACTCCTCTCCGCACTTATTTTTTTGTTCCATCTGTTTTATTTCAGCAAATTGTAGACACACATAAGACACTATGCTTATCTTATTTTCCACGGGAGACTTCCAAAGCTGTTTGTATAATGATTCTCCCAGGAACTCCATAATAGTCTCTATTAAAATGGCCGTAGCAAATTATTTTTGGTGCCTATATTTTCTAGTTACAAGTATCTACGGTATTTTAGGCAGTTGGTCATATTTATCTTTATTAGGAAAGAAGGCAGATCAACTACTGCCTATGAAAAGCAGTACTTGATGTACTTTCATTTTATGCGTGTGATAAAAATGGACTTGTTCCCCTGGATTAGATATCTTAACAGTGGTTCCGGTCTTTATCTACGAGCAGATCCTCTAATAACTTACTAATCACCCTCGAAAAAAACTCCAGAGACAATAGAAAACATTAAACATGTGAAAAAAACAATATCCTTAACAGATTTCCAGCAAGTACTAACAATGCTGAGCATTGACTACAACCATTATCCCTGTTGAACAAGAAATTGAGGTTTAAACTATGTAACACTAAACATGAAATAGAGCATTCATATATTCTTTTGAATACGGAGTAGTGGTGATTGGATTAAATATGATGCATGCATTCTATCTAGTCAATTAGCATGGGTACATCCATGACTTGCAATGGTATTGAGTCCTTACTATCATTGCTTCTGGGAGCAGTGCAGTTGCAACTCTATTCGATAGATAAGAATGATCACAAGAGATTTGGCTTAACCTTGATAATCATCTTAGTTAAGAGGTAGCAGATTGCATAATAAAGGTGACCACAGTCTTTATACACTTATAATTTAGAAACCAACTCTCACTGGACTATAGGAGAAGATTTCCGCATTGTTTAGCTATTTTTACTTACTACATGCTACATTTTAATTAcaaaagaaagaatggacaaatatTAATAGTTCATTGACACAACTAAATAAGCAAAAAGATTTTATAGACATCAGGAGAAGAAAAGGCAAACTAAGCAGCATTACTAACCATAAGATTAGGTAAAATAGAAGCTTCATCATCAGGACCTCGCAGGAAAGTTGCAGAAGTTAAGATAGTAGACAGGAAACTTTCATCATGGGCCTCACACTCTATGATAGTCCCAGAGCCAAGAAATACCACTTTGTCACCTGTAACACATAGTAAACTTTAACCACGCGGAAAACATTAACAAGGACCATTGTGAAAAACatacaaataaatacttttCGATGGATTCACAGATAACATATGGAAACCCTAATTACGCAAGCCTAAGCATGGATTTGAACACTATATGTCCAGACCTATTAACCTAGAGTCTCATGACATTGGAAAGAAAGTAAGCCATCACTGACGTCAAAAGTATGGGTCATATCGCCTGGATAGACAGCTAGGACCATAGAAGATGGCATAGCTGAAAGTAAACCAGATTATCTCATATTTGGGACTCGGAGAAACTGCATATAGAATTATTATGCAATCCCGCACCAAAATGGTACATCTAACAAAGAAACAGACGATCCAGAAAGACACACTCCTCACTAAGGAGCACTCTGTTATTTGTTTGCCGAGACAATCTTTTAATTCATTATTCAAACGGTGCAAAATATTTAAGCAGTATAAATTCAAACTGGAAACCTTACAGTTCATGGCAACTAGCAAGTAACACTGAGATAAATGAAGCTTTCTACTCTCCACCCCTCTACCTTCCTTCCACTGTAATGTTATACCTTAAGGGTACAGTCACTGAGCGACCCAAGGTGTACTTT
Protein-coding regions in this window:
- the LOC108204573 gene encoding putative protease Do-like 14 isoform X4; this translates as MGLRRGIVQCSHDFSKLDAIIKNYDKFDIGTKNAILQASPSVVSLISRTGDKVVFLGSGTIIECEAHDESFLSTILTSATFLRGPDDEASILPNLMINVYLSSGKLYEGKVLTYDFYYNIAIISIKSDALLSTAKMRCVDDSIAIDSNTSMLDGAISLLHGDEETVSTRYNLFPGKLVIALARNFEAPFEIMAAPGYFSCNDFHHDCKELFWTTCKVTKIVVGGPVINCYGEVIGVSFALSPVNAFLPINIALKCLEDLKENRQVPRPYLGVGVANLYTAKLEKLDELTGTFPHVTKGVIIEQVENMRIHARVKRRKVCHWTFWSVRKWLKARVLLQNIEKKKRIQTSGRKMKIKKKKRIQTIDGNMKLTEVLWNQEGKPVELIVLRPRIGQLKLTVTVGTSPKMNRWHDPYVGDFDFSELEDKLARERKDKS
- the LOC108204573 gene encoding uncharacterized protein LOC108204573 isoform X2 is translated as MGLRRGIVQCSHDFSKLDAIIKNYDKFDIGTKNAILQASPSVVSLISRTGDKVVFLGSGTIIECEAHDESFLSTILTSATFLRGPDDEASILPNLMINVYLSSGKLYEGKVLTYDFYYNIAIISIKSDALLSTAKMRCVDDSIAIDSNTSMLDGAISLLHGDEETVSTRYNLFPGKLVIALARNFEAPFEIMAAPGYFSCNDFHHDCKELFWTTCKVTKIVVGGPVINCYGEVIGVSFALSPVNAFLPINIALKCLEDLKENRQVPRPYLGVGVANLYTAKLEKLDELTGTFPHVTKGVIIEQVENMRIHARVKRRKVCHWTFWSVRKWLKARVLLQNIEKKKRIQTSGRKMKIKKKKRIQTIDGNMKLKQESPAGRDGLCCDDVIISCDGNSVGSPLELTEVLWNQEGKPVELIVLRPRIGQLKLTVTVGTSPKMNRWHDPYVGDFDFSELEDKLARERKDKS
- the LOC108204573 gene encoding uncharacterized protein LOC108204573 isoform X1 — encoded protein: MGLRRVGIVQCSHDFSKLDAIIKNYDKFDIGTKNAILQASPSVVSLISRTGDKVVFLGSGTIIECEAHDESFLSTILTSATFLRGPDDEASILPNLMINVYLSSGKLYEGKVLTYDFYYNIAIISIKSDALLSTAKMRCVDDSIAIDSNTSMLDGAISLLHGDEETVSTRYNLFPGKLVIALARNFEAPFEIMAAPGYFSCNDFHHDCKELFWTTCKVTKIVVGGPVINCYGEVIGVSFALSPVNAFLPINIALKCLEDLKENRQVPRPYLGVGVANLYTAKLEKLDELTGTFPHVTKGVIIEQVENMRIHARVKRRKVCHWTFWSVRKWLKARVLLQNIEKKKRIQTSGRKMKIKKKKRIQTIDGNMKLKQESPAGRDGLCCDDVIISCDGNSVGSPLELTEVLWNQEGKPVELIVLRPRIGQLKLTVTVGTSPKMNRWHDPYVGDFDFSELEDKLARERKDKS
- the LOC108204573 gene encoding putative protease Do-like 14 isoform X3, whose translation is MGLRRVGIVQCSHDFSKLDAIIKNYDKFDIGTKNAILQASPSVVSLISRTGDKVVFLGSGTIIECEAHDESFLSTILTSATFLRGPDDEASILPNLMINVYLSSGKLYEGKVLTYDFYYNIAIISIKSDALLSTAKMRCVDDSIAIDSNTSMLDGAISLLHGDEETVSTRYNLFPGKLVIALARNFEAPFEIMAAPGYFSCNDFHHDCKELFWTTCKVTKIVVGGPVINCYGEVIGVSFALSPVNAFLPINIALKCLEDLKENRQVPRPYLGVGVANLYTAKLEKLDELTGTFPHVTKGVIIEQVENMRIHARVKRRKVCHWTFWSVRKWLKARVLLQNIEKKKRIQTSGRKMKIKKKKRIQTIDGNMKLTEVLWNQEGKPVELIVLRPRIGQLKLTVTVGTSPKMNRWHDPYVGDFDFSELEDKLARERKDKS